A portion of the Fulvia fulva chromosome 1, complete sequence genome contains these proteins:
- a CDS encoding Guanine nucleotide-binding protein subunit gamma gives MSTPYEIRTNDNGKTKKQSMAELKLRRLTELNQRLQEDLNRRRIPVSEAAMDLIAFTDKEPKDFMVPSRWGTIDKREDPYAPQQSNGCCSVM, from the exons ATGTCGACACCATATGAGATCCGCACCAACGACAATGGCAAGACTAAGAAGCAGTCAATGGCCGAACTCAAGCTGAGACGGTTGACGGAGCTGAACCAGAGGCTGCAGGAGGATCTGAACCGCAGGAGAATACCTGTTTCTGAGGCTGCGATGGA CTTGATAGCATTTACGGACAAAGAGCCAAAG GATTTCATGGTACCAAGCCGCTGGGGTACCATCGACAAACGCGAAGACCCATATGCACCTCAACAATCGAATGGCTGCTGCTCCGTAATGTAG
- a CDS encoding Eukaryotic translation initiation factor 3 subunit A, with translation MPPPPHTRPENVLKRAQELIGVGQQQAALSILHEHVTSKRTRNSTIAALEPVMLLFVELCVDLRKGKSAKDGLYNYKNTSQNTNVATIELVFRRFIELAEQKVTEAQTKADEISAQGATTETTDASLANVTDLEAMETPESILLSTVSGEQSKDRTDRAIVTPWLKFLWETYRTVLDIFKNNARLEVMYQTTAHQAFQFCQKYTRKTEFRRLCELLRNHLQNAAKYSQQVHAINLSDPDTLQRHLDTRFLQLNVAVELELWQEAFKSVEDIHTLLSLSKRAPKNSMMANYYEKLTRIFLVSENYLFHAAAWSRYYNLLNLSARQVGAGASKKDNPSNIGDTDLSKAASYVLLSALSIPVISTSRSRGALIDVDAARSNKNARLTNLLGMATAPSRAILFKDLLNKDILRRAKPEIRELYNILETDFHPKSICEKVSPILSQIGADEEMQKYVLPLQQVILTRLFQQLSQVYTDVKLEDVLALAQFPDPFQVTTATIEKFIMNGCKKGDLSIRIDHSTGILTFDSDVFSSAKAMHPGSGAGSAEADASSVQRLQSTPAEIVRSQLSRLSKALYIAAQYVDPSFNKDRQNARTAALKRAEAGFEQEHAELVARRETIQKKKETAASAQLARQREEEQRRKARQQELQAAESERLAQETKDREERRLAAERKKVQREEAEKQLNELKKGVKGVDISGIDIDDLDSGRIRMLKLQALEREKNEIGEKLRIAGKRIDHLERAYRKEEIKHLGEDYDAQRERDLKAYEESKAETLTTAEQKHKEEVALKHRLSRLVGQYETFKRDITQQRHADFEKRRKTAERELNAKMEQRRREVREKRAAEKRRAAEEERARIEEEERARAEEEEAARAAEEKRIKDAEAKAEAEKRRQERAETARKQMEREEEAERRRLERKQGGTAAPPSRSFERAPERAPERATEQPSAGGPPRLALAGSKPTWREREAAKAAQQAAGGSDDVSPAPAADPAAAPVAEPAAPQEDQPKRSGYLPPALRGKQPGADSAPPPPAERGERTERWAPRPRQGEGERPPPEGDRGDRWGSRRPQADGDRPSGDTPPPRTGGGYKPPAARTGGAGGGAYRPPGAR, from the coding sequence ATGCCTCCTCCACCGCACACGCGCCCTGAGAATGTTCTCAAGCGCGCGCAGGAACTCATCGGCGTGGGCCAGCAGCAGGCGGCCTTGTCCATTCTCCACGAACATGTCACCTCCAAGAGGACGCGGAACAGCACCATCGCGGCCCTGGAGCCGGTGATGCTGCTGTTCGTCGAACTATGTGTAGATCTGCGGAAAGGCAAGTCTGCCAAGGACGGCCTCTACAACTACAAGAACACCAGCCAGAACACCAATGTCGCCACCATCGAGCTGGTCTTCCGCCGCTTCATCGAGCTCGCTGAGCAAAAGGTCACCGAGGCCCAGACAAAAGCAGACGAGATCTCAGCGCAGGGCGCCACCACCGAGACTACCGATGCCTCCCTGGCGAACGTCACCGATCTGGAGGCCATGGAGACACCGGAGTCTATCCTCCTCTCTACAGTCTCCGGCGAACAGTCAAAAGACAGAACAGATCGGGCAATCGTCACCCCGTGGCTAAAGTTCTTGTGGGAAACATACCGCACAGTCTTGGATATCTTCAAGAACAATGCACGACTCGAGGTCATGTACCAGACCACCGCCCATCAGGCTTTCCAGTTCTGTCAGAAGTACACCCGCAAGACCGAGTTCCGCCGTCTTTGCGAGCTGCTTCGCAACCACTTGCAGAACGCTGCCAAGTACTCTCAGCAGGTCCATGCCATTAACCTCAGCGATCCTGATACACTTCAGCGCCACCTTGACACCAGATTTCTACAGCTGAACGTCGCCGTTGAGCTCGAGCTGTGGCAGGAAGCTTTCAAGAGTGTCGAGGACATCCACACTCTACTGAGCCTGTCAAAGAGAGCACCAAAGAACTCCATGATGGCCAACTACTACGAGAAGTTGACTCGCATCTTTCTGGTGAGCGAGAACTACCTCTTCCATGCTGCTGCATGGAGCCGGTACTACAATCTCCTCAACCTCTCAGCCCGTCAGGTTGGTGCCGGTGCATCCAAGAAGGACAACCCTAGCAACATTGGCGACACCGACCTCTCCAAGGCAGCGTCATATGTTCTGCTCTCGGCTCTATCCATCCCAGTCATCAGCACATCCCGGTCACGAGGTGCTCTTATCGACGTTGATGCTGCTCGGAGCAACAAGAACGCTCGTTTGACCAATCTTCTTGGCATGGCAACTGCCCCATCTCGTGCCATTCTCTTCAAGGATCTCCTCAACAAGGACATTCTCCGCCGTGCCAAGCCAGAGATTCGCGAACTTTACAACATCCTCGAGACGGATTTCCACCCTAAGTCCATCTGCGAGAAGGTGTCACCAATCCTCTCACAGATTGGCGCCGATGAGGAGATGCAGAAGTACGTCTTGCCACTGCAGCAAGTCATCCTCACTCGCTTGTTCCAGCAGCTGTCACAAGTGTACACCGATGTCAAGCTGGAAGATGTGCTGGCTCTGGCACAATTCCCAGACCCATTCCAAGTCACCACAGCTACCATCGAGAAGTTCATCATGAATGGTTGCAAGAAGGGTGACTTGTCCATTCGCATCGACCATTCCACCGGGATCCTGACCTTTGATTCGGATGTCTTCTCATCAGCAAAGGCAATGCACCCAGGGTCTGGAGCTGGCTCTGCTGAAGCTGATGCTTCCTCGGTCCAGCGTCTGCAGAGCACACCTGCTGAGATCGTCCGCTCCCAACTTTCGAGACTTTCAAAGGCTTTGTACATTGCTGCGCAGTACGTCGACCCTAGCTTCAACAAGGACCGACAGAACGCACGCACTGCCGCGCTCAAGCGCGCCGAGGCAGGCTTCGAACAGGAACATGCCGAACTTGTCGCTCGCCGTGAAACCATTcagaagaagaaggagaCCGCTGCGAGTGCACAGCTCGCACGTCAACGTGAGGAGGAACAGAGGCGCAAGGCACGACAACAAGAGCTTCAAGCCGCCGAGTCTGAGCGACTGGCCCAGGAGACAAAGGACAGAGAGGAACGTCGTCTGGCGGCCGAGCGCAAGAAGGTCCAACGTGAGGAGGCGGAGAAGCAGCTCAACGAGCTAAAGAAGGGCGTGAAGGGCGTCGACATCTCGGGCATCGACATTGACGATCTTGATTCTGGTCGAATTCGCATGCTAAAACTCCAAGCTTTGGAACGCGAGAAGAATGAAATCGGTGAGAAGCTTCGCATTGCAGGCAAGCGCATCGACCATCTGGAACGTGCCTACCGCAAGGAAGAAATCAAGCACCTTGGCGAAGATTACGACGCTCAACGCGAACGTGACCTGAAGGCCTACGAAGAGTCTAAGGCAGAGACATTGACCACCGCCGAACAGAAGCACAAGGAGGAAGTCGCCCTCAAGCACCGACTCAGCCGTCTGGTGGGACAATATGAGACTTTCAAGCGCGACATAACCCAGCAACGTCATGCCGACTTCGAGAAGCGTCGCAAGACTGCGGAACGTGAGCTCAATGCTAAGATGGAGCAACGACGTCGTGAGGTACGGGAGAAGAGGGCTGCGGAGAAGCGTCGCGCTGCGGAGGAAGAGCGTGCGCGAATTGAGGAAGAGGAGCGCGCACGAGCGGAGGAAGAAGAAGCTGCCCGTGCGGCTGAGGAGAAGAGAATCAAGGATGCTGAAGCCAAGGCAGAGGCAGAGAAGCGCAGACAGGAGCGTGCGGAGACTGCCCGAAAGCAAATGGAGCGTGAGGAAGAAGCTGAGCGTCGTCGTCTCGAGCGCAAGCAAGGAGGCACTGCAGCGCCACCATCTCGATCCTTCGAGCGAGCACCCGAGCGAGCGCCAGAGCGTGCAACAGAACAACCATCAGCCGGCGGGCCACCGCGCCTTGCCCTGGCTGGCAGCAAGCCAACGTGGCGCGAACGTGAGGCTGCGAAGGCTGCCCAGCAAGCAGCTGGCGGTAGCGATGATGTATCTCCTGCCCCTGCTGCCGACCCTGCTGCCGCCCCAGTCGCCGAGCCAGCCGCTCCACAAGAGGATCAGCCAAAGCGATCTGGCTATCTGCCACCCGCGCTCCGAGGCAAGCAGCCCGGCGCAGACTCCGCGCCACCTCCACCAGCAGAGAGAGGTGAGCGAACTGAGAGATGGGCACCGCGTCCACGTCAAGGTGAGGGTGAGCGACCTCCTCCAGAAGGCGACAGGGGTGATCGATGGGGATCTCGTCGACCGCAGGCTGATGGGGACCGACCTTCGGGAGATACACCTCCACCTCGTACTGGTGGCGGGTACAAGCCTCCTGCTGCTCGCACAGGCGGTGCCGGCGGCGGAGCGTACAGGCCACCGGGCGCACGCTAA
- a CDS encoding Acetamidase, translated as MTDWKKAGKDKADSVLNLIPQEWRLPTVPSIEEQRDVTGAYIQQYLDKKEIEITETDAVGIVQKTTTGAWTAVEVAKAFCHRAAVAHQLVSCLHEIFFHQAIEEAEKLDKYFQEHKKPVGMLHGLPVSLKDQFHVKGVETSMGYVGWLGTFQGQKGTGKEKVFESEMVRELRSLGATLYCKTSVPHTLMCGETINNIVGYTENPKNRNLSSGGSSGGEGALIGARGSVVGFGTDIGGSIRIPAAFNGLYGIRPSSGRLPYEGMANSMDGQNSILSVVGPLATTPEALKLVMQALLSTSPWLHDPLVHEIPWRPEAELAITDPVQRLSNPLSFAVLRHDGGCAPHPPVSRAIDIAVQALSKLGEVIDWQPTIPHTELTEICGQCWDFDGGANCRGDFELSGEEPYPQTMVANSPQATASDIMAVNIKKREAQKKYMEYWNSTANVTKSGRPVDAIIAPLAPFASPRRGRYRYSGYSVWVNVLDYTSVVVPIMKVDKNVDTKATDFKPVGEVDQQTQDDYDPEIYDGAHVSIQLVGRRLQEEKMIALAELLGEAVHGGA; from the exons ATGACGGACTGGAAGAAAGCAGGCAAGGACAAGGCCGACTCGGTCTTGAACCTGATCCCGCAGGAATGGCGTCTGCCGACTGTCCCGTCGATTGAAGAGCAGCGAGACGTGACCGGAGCATACATCCAGCAGTACCTCGACAAGAAAGAGATTGAGATCACAGAGACGGACGCCGTGGGCATTGTTCAGAAGACTACGACAGGCGCATGGACCGCTGTCGAGGTCGCGAAGGCATTCTGCCACCGTGCTGCGGTCGCACATCAGCTTGTTAGCTGCCTCCATGAAATCTTCTTCCATCAGGCGATTGAGGAGGCAGAGAAGCTGGATAAGTACTTCCAAGAGCATAAGAAACCGGTGGGGATGCTGCATGGACTGCCTGTGTCGCTGAAAGACCAGTTCCATGTCAAGGGCGTCGAGACGAGCATGGGCTATGTTGGATGGCTTGGAACGTTCCAAGGGCAGAAGGGGACTGGCAAAGAGAAGGTTTTTGAGTCCGAGATGGTGAGGGAGTTGAGGAGCTTGGGTGCTACACTATATTGCAAGACCAGTGTTCCGCATACCTTGATGTGCGGTGAGACGATCAACAATATCGTAGGCTATACTGAGAACCCCAAGAACCGGAACCTGTCGAGTGGAGGGTCATCAGGCGGAGAGGGGGCACTCATCGGCGCCAGAGGCAGCGTGGTAGGCTTTGGTACGGACATTGGTGGTTCAATCCGCATCCCAGCTGCCTTCAATGGCCTCTACGGCATCCGTCCATCGTCCGGCCGCCTCCCCTATGAAGGCATGGCCAACAGCATGGACGGACAAAACAGCATCCTCAGCGTCGTCGGTCCCCTCGCCACGACCCCGGAAGCCCTGAAACTCGTCATGCAAGCACTCCTAAGCACCTCGCCCTGGCTCCACGATCCTCTCGTCCACGAAATCCCCTGGCGCCCAGAAGCAGAACTCGCCATCACAGACCCTGTTCAACGTCTGTCCAACCCCCTCTCCTTCGCCGTCCTCCGTCATGACGGAGGCTGTGCACCACATCCACCCGTGTCCCGCGCCATCGACATCGCAGTGCAGGCCTTATCCAAATTGGGCGAAGTAATAGACTGGCAGCCTACAATTCCCCACACTGAATTAACAGAGATCTGTGGCCAATGCTGGGACTTCGACGGCGGCGCCAACTGCCGCGGCGACTTCGAACTCTCTGGCGAGGAGCCTTACCCACAGACGATGGTTGCGAACTCACCGCAGGCAACTGCGAGCGATATAATGGCAGTGAATATCAAGAAGCGGGAAGCGCAGAAGAAGTACATGGAGTATTGGAACAGCACTGCAAACGTGACGAAAAGCGGAAGGCCGGTTGATGCGATCATTGCTCCGCTCGCGCCGTTTGCGAGTCCGAGGAGGGGAAGATATAGGTACTCTGGGTATAGTGTTTGGGTCAACGTTCTGGATTATACTAGTGTTGTTGTGCCGATTATGAAAGTGGACAAGAACGTGGATACCAAGGCGACAGACTTTAAACCTGTGGGTGAGGTCGATCAGCAGACTCAAGATGACT ATGATCCAGAGATTTACGATGGTGCTCATGTTTCTATCCAGTTGGTGGGACGGAGATTGCAGGAAGAGAAGATGATTGCACTGGCTGAGTTGTTGGGTGAAGCTGTGCATGGGGGAGCTTAG
- a CDS encoding Laccase-1, producing MEKEKSKKWRTCLSAAAITAAAVLLFFLYPKFDSARTWATDVLYAGAEPEITIETGHGPLARPDAQAPDDLSVRLHPDRHIRRAAQAIELEWNVTNDWRWPDGVAKEVYLINGEFPGPTIEVRSGDELSVTVHNQLEGEEIWIHWHGLRFENQAEEVLGLTRCAIAANASYTYRLQVSPEVHGTFWYYSQAEMQRGDGLFGTLVVHEPRKDLDEDSRPPPDLNIQEDQLLLINDWYHQPSSDVLAAYRDGEFFDAAPPPDSILLNGRGYFDCSKAYDEPSMDCKPMDMPHLTFPDRARLRIVNAGSLVGLTISTVGYSMTVLAVDGGTLVERATFEKLGVLYPGQRMDILFERRGDDQYDSAWITIALDRETMQYPNLVLTDTQQFHIATSRVTNKDALERGGPEIDSGKTNNPFLDLSNVKAMVASTSELGKKADNLVA from the coding sequence ATGGAAAAGGAAAAGTCCAAGAAATGGCGGACTTGTCTCTCGGCGGCCGCGATCACTGCTGCGGCAGTGTTGCTCTTCTTTCTGTACCCGAAATTCGACTCCGCACGGACCTGGGCGACTGATGTGCTCTATGCTGGAGCGGAACCGGAGATCACCATCGAGACTGGGCATGGTCCTCTGGCCCGGCCTGATGCACAAGCGCCAGATGATCTAAGCGTGCGACTTCACCCTGACAGGCACATACGGCGTGCTGCCCAGGCCATTGAGCTTGAGTGGAATGTTACCAATGACTGGAGGTGGCCTGATGGTGTAGCAAAGGAAGTATATTTGATCAATGGCGAGTTCCCTGGGCCGACAATTGAGGTGCGGTCCGGTGATGAGCTCTCGGTGACGGTCCACAACCAGCTGGAAGGTGAGGAGATCTGGATTCATTGGCACGGTCTACGCTTCGAGAATCAGGCTGAAGAGGTGCTGGGATTGACGAGATGTGCTATTGCTGCCAATGCGAgctatacgtataggttGCAGGTCTCCCCAGAGGTGCATGGCACATTTTGGTACTATTCGCAGGCAGAGATGCAGCGTGGCGATGGACTATTTGGAACTCTAGTTGTTCATGAGCCGCGAAAGGACCTTGACGAGGACTCAAGGCCACCACCGGATCTCAATATACAGGAGGACCAGTTGCTGCTGATCAACGACTGGTATCATCAGCCATCTAGTGATGTCCTGGCTGCATATCGCGATGGGGAGTTCTTCGATGCAGCGCCCCCACCTGACTCGATACTCCTGAACGGTCGAGGGTACTTCGACTGCTCGAAGGCTTACGATGAGCCGTCGATGGACTGTAAGCCTATGGATATGCCCCATCTGACATTCCCAGATCGAGCTAGGTTAAGGATTGTGAACGCTGGTTCCCTGGTCGGCCTCACGATTTCGACTGTTGGCTATTCTATGACAGTGCTGGCGGTCGATGGTGGTACTCTGGTTGAGCGAGCTACGTTCGAGAAACTTGGGGTCCTGTATCCTGGTCAGCGGATGGACATTCTGTTCGAAAGACGTGGCGATGATCAGTATGATTCTGCCTGGATCACGATTGCGTTAGATCGAGAGACCATGCAGTATCCAAACCTTGTCTTGACGGACACGCAGCAGTTCCACATCGCCACGAGTCGGGTAACCAACAAGGATGCGCTGGAGCGAGGAGGCCCAGAGATCGACAGCGGAAAGACGAACAATCCATTCTTGGACTTGTCGAACGTGAAAGCGATGGTGGCGTCAACATCAGAGCTTGGGAAGAAAGCAGACAACTTGGTCGCGTAG